One part of the Bacillus sp. FJAT-45350 genome encodes these proteins:
- a CDS encoding MarR family winged helix-turn-helix transcriptional regulator — protein sequence MNNSVDCDIRQSLDKISFQMRRDYSESLRELNLYVGQDNLLFRLWQEEGVTQMQLCEHLKCEPPTVTNMVKSLEQNGFIYRKRDEQDARIMRIFLTDKGKELEKPVGFKWEQQQEKLLHSFLPEERLLLRDFMKRMERNLL from the coding sequence ATGAACAATAGTGTTGATTGCGATATTCGTCAGTCGTTAGATAAAATCTCATTTCAAATGCGTAGAGATTATAGTGAAAGTCTTAGAGAACTTAATCTCTATGTAGGTCAAGATAATTTACTCTTTCGTTTGTGGCAAGAAGAGGGGGTAACGCAAATGCAGCTATGTGAACACTTAAAATGTGAACCGCCTACGGTCACAAATATGGTTAAATCATTGGAGCAAAACGGTTTTATATACCGTAAACGTGACGAACAAGATGCGAGGATTATGCGAATCTTTCTAACGGACAAAGGCAAAGAATTAGAGAAACCGGTTGGGTTCAAATGGGAACAGCAGCAAGAAAAATTGCTCCATTCATTCTTACCGGAAGAACGTCTATTATTGAGGGATTTTATGAAGCGAATGGAGAGAAACTTGCTCTAA
- a CDS encoding NtaA/DmoA family FMN-dependent monooxygenase (This protein belongs to a clade of FMN-dependent monooxygenases, within a broader family of flavin-dependent oxidoreductases, the luciferase-like monooxygenase (LMM) family, some of whose members use coenzyme F420 rather than FMN.) has protein sequence MEKRKEMQLALQMVSGYGAEFSAWRMPGTDPAAYTNTDSYVERAKIAEKGKFQMIFIADTPALTVDLGPQTPMFPMDPMLALMALARETKHIGLVATHSTTFNYPYNIARQFKALDVISNGRVGWNAVTSSLPVAAANFGTKVASRKERYDMAHESIQIVQALWGSWEQDAWTLDAEGGKFADMDKIQPINLEGQYYSSRGPLPIPPSEQGQPVIFQAGGGEEGLELAGRYASGVYANPYDIESARQHRQALRQSATRFGRNPDDIKMYAGFMFSIGSTEEEGLERRRQLMSFNPEEIPGRVSYLGSMVGLPLSVNSVDIDQPLSADLLKKAYANPMDPRSHRALELLKKGISIRDVLAHGVINYHPVVAGTPVQVADFLEEWFLAGACDGFSVVPDIAYDGVADFVEHVVPILQDRGLFHKDYEGKTLRENMGVPYQYGRLKDNNK, from the coding sequence ATGGAAAAAAGAAAAGAAATGCAATTAGCATTACAAATGGTTTCTGGATACGGAGCCGAATTCAGTGCCTGGAGAATGCCTGGTACAGATCCAGCAGCCTACACAAATACGGATAGTTACGTGGAACGAGCTAAAATAGCTGAAAAAGGAAAATTTCAAATGATCTTTATCGCTGATACTCCGGCATTGACCGTCGATTTAGGACCTCAGACTCCTATGTTCCCTATGGACCCTATGTTAGCACTAATGGCTTTAGCTAGAGAGACGAAACATATTGGACTTGTGGCGACACATTCAACGACATTCAATTATCCATACAACATTGCACGTCAGTTCAAGGCACTCGATGTTATAAGTAATGGGCGAGTAGGATGGAATGCGGTCACTTCATCCCTCCCAGTAGCGGCAGCAAATTTTGGTACTAAAGTTGCCAGTCGCAAAGAACGCTATGACATGGCACATGAATCCATCCAAATTGTTCAAGCATTATGGGGGAGTTGGGAACAAGATGCGTGGACGTTAGATGCAGAAGGAGGAAAATTTGCCGATATGGACAAAATTCAGCCTATCAATCTTGAAGGGCAATATTATTCATCTCGTGGTCCTTTGCCTATCCCGCCCTCTGAGCAAGGCCAGCCGGTTATTTTCCAAGCAGGTGGAGGAGAAGAAGGACTGGAATTGGCGGGGAGGTACGCTTCTGGGGTCTACGCTAACCCTTATGATATAGAATCTGCTCGTCAACATAGGCAAGCACTTCGCCAAAGTGCAACTCGTTTTGGTCGAAATCCCGATGACATTAAGATGTACGCAGGTTTTATGTTTTCCATCGGTTCAACGGAAGAAGAAGGTTTAGAACGACGAAGACAGCTTATGAGTTTTAATCCAGAGGAGATACCAGGAAGAGTAAGTTACCTTGGTTCAATGGTAGGTTTACCACTATCAGTGAATTCGGTAGATATTGATCAACCTTTATCAGCTGACTTGTTGAAAAAAGCATATGCCAACCCAATGGATCCACGTTCCCACAGAGCTTTAGAGCTTCTGAAAAAAGGGATATCGATTCGAGACGTTCTTGCACATGGGGTCATTAACTATCATCCAGTAGTGGCAGGTACCCCCGTACAAGTTGCTGATTTCTTGGAAGAATGGTTTTTGGCTGGTGCATGTGACGGCTTCTCGGTTGTTCCGGATATAGCCTATGATGGAGTTGCTGATTTTGTGGAACATGTCGTCCCAATTTTGCAGGACCGTGGTTTGTTTCACAAAGATTATGAAGGAAAAACACTACGTGAGAATATGGGAGTTCCTTATCAATACGGAAGACTGAAAGATAATAATAAATAA
- the nfsA gene encoding oxygen-insensitive NADPH nitroreductase, producing the protein MNKTLELLQGHTSIRSFTNQPLTEEQRDAIFKAANQTSSFSLLQVVSIIRITDPNLRKKVMQLSVNQPYIEEAAEFWIFCADFNRNHEIAPNVDLDYIEYLLIGSFDAGLMAQNALTAAESMGLGGVYIGGVRANITELSEVLNLPKYVIPLVGLCIGHPAGEKPGLKPRLPQSMVMFDNQYQPLDEEQLATYDQQMREYYENRSVKAPFTVKKVKGWKDHIEDHLERSKLPFMLEYLNKQGFAKK; encoded by the coding sequence ATGAATAAAACCCTTGAATTGCTTCAAGGTCATACATCCATTCGTTCTTTTACAAATCAACCACTGACAGAGGAACAACGAGATGCAATCTTTAAGGCAGCTAATCAAACGTCATCTTTCAGCCTGTTGCAGGTGGTTTCTATTATTAGGATTACAGACCCAAATCTTCGAAAAAAAGTGATGCAACTCTCTGTAAATCAACCGTATATCGAAGAAGCAGCAGAGTTTTGGATTTTTTGTGCAGATTTTAACCGAAATCATGAAATTGCTCCCAACGTAGACCTTGACTATATTGAATACCTATTAATAGGATCATTCGATGCTGGGCTCATGGCTCAAAATGCTTTAACTGCAGCGGAATCAATGGGACTCGGTGGTGTCTATATCGGCGGAGTAAGGGCTAATATTACAGAATTAAGCGAGGTATTAAATTTACCAAAGTATGTGATTCCTTTAGTAGGACTATGCATAGGGCATCCTGCTGGAGAGAAGCCTGGACTAAAACCGCGTTTGCCTCAATCTATGGTCATGTTTGATAATCAATATCAGCCATTAGATGAAGAACAATTAGCAACTTATGACCAACAGATGCGTGAATATTATGAAAATCGTTCTGTTAAAGCACCTTTCACAGTGAAGAAAGTAAAGGGATGGAAAGATCATATTGAGGATCATCTTGAAAGAAGCAAGTTGCCCTTTATGCTCGAGTATTTAAACAAACAAGGATTTGCAAAAAAATAA
- a CDS encoding DHA2 family efflux MFS transporter permease subunit gives MYEEIKMKNQYNTRAIMAALLMCGFVGMFSETALNIAMTNLMEVFQISATTAHWLTTGFLLTLGILMPMSGLLLLMFTTRQLFVASLISLILGTLIAALAFSFEMLMIGRVLQAVGMGLLLPLMFNTVLVIYPPEKRGAAMGFVGLVIMFAPATGPTIGGLLIQYLTWHYIFWLSLPLLVIGLLIGLKYLENVTDVTKPRIDLLSVLLSTIGFGGVVYGFSKAGEGVEGWSGMIVIVVGLIALVLFILRQNFMHEPMLNLRVFKYPMYVVGMLLVLSCMMIIMSSMIILPMFLQTGAGLSVFIAGLMLLPGSALNGILSPLVGRLFDKYGPKWLVTPGLILVTVMLWFFTTLSPVSSVTFIVALHIGLMVGVAMIWMPAQTNGLNQLPPELYPHGTAVLNTLQQVAGAIGIAIAISILTGGMEKYLHSSSDPTQLTEIANAMTAGSQSVFWFTMLIALIGLILAFFIRRVVNHEERYSAH, from the coding sequence ATGTACGAGGAGATAAAAATGAAGAATCAATATAATACGCGTGCCATTATGGCAGCACTACTTATGTGCGGTTTCGTCGGTATGTTCAGCGAAACGGCTCTCAATATTGCAATGACTAACTTAATGGAAGTGTTCCAAATTTCGGCCACAACCGCACATTGGTTAACAACTGGGTTCTTACTAACACTCGGCATTTTAATGCCAATGAGCGGGTTACTGCTACTAATGTTTACGACGAGGCAGCTGTTCGTAGCTTCTCTCATCAGTTTAATTTTAGGTACATTGATTGCAGCGCTCGCGTTTAGTTTTGAAATGTTAATGATCGGCCGAGTCTTACAGGCCGTTGGCATGGGCTTGTTGCTTCCACTCATGTTTAATACTGTTCTTGTAATCTATCCGCCTGAAAAGCGGGGGGCTGCCATGGGATTTGTTGGGCTTGTTATCATGTTTGCTCCAGCTACCGGACCGACCATAGGTGGTCTATTAATCCAATATTTAACATGGCATTACATCTTCTGGTTATCGCTACCACTTTTGGTTATAGGATTGTTAATAGGTCTAAAGTACTTGGAAAACGTTACGGATGTCACTAAGCCTAGAATCGATCTGCTATCTGTTTTATTGTCAACAATCGGTTTCGGAGGAGTTGTCTATGGCTTCAGTAAGGCGGGCGAAGGAGTTGAAGGTTGGAGCGGCATGATTGTTATCGTCGTTGGACTTATTGCTCTGGTGTTGTTCATACTAAGGCAGAACTTTATGCACGAACCGATGTTAAATCTGAGGGTTTTCAAGTATCCGATGTATGTTGTTGGGATGCTTCTAGTACTGTCATGTATGATGATTATTATGTCAAGCATGATTATTCTGCCGATGTTTCTGCAAACTGGTGCAGGATTATCTGTTTTCATCGCCGGCCTCATGCTTTTACCGGGCAGCGCGTTGAACGGTATCCTATCACCACTAGTGGGGCGTTTATTTGATAAGTATGGACCGAAATGGCTCGTTACTCCCGGCCTCATTCTCGTTACAGTGATGTTATGGTTCTTTACGACCCTATCCCCGGTTTCTTCAGTAACCTTTATCGTGGCTCTGCATATCGGCCTCATGGTGGGAGTAGCTATGATTTGGATGCCTGCTCAAACGAACGGACTAAATCAATTACCGCCGGAATTATACCCGCATGGTACGGCAGTCTTAAACACACTGCAGCAGGTTGCAGGCGCGATTGGTATAGCGATCGCAATCAGTATCCTTACTGGTGGGATGGAGAAATACTTGCATAGCTCCTCCGATCCTACACAGCTGACCGAAATAGCAAACGCGATGACGGCAGGATCACAAAGTGTGTTCTGGTTCACGATGCTCATTGCATTGATTGGCTTGATCTTAGCATTCTTCATTCGCCGGGTAGTCAACCACGAGGAGAGGTATTCAGCGCATTGA
- a CDS encoding LLM class flavin-dependent oxidoreductase: MVKNELNNDLQLSILDFVHVYPGSNPIQSLKNSTEMVQLADRLGYKRYWFTEHHSTPSQMRTSPDLLSLHAASHTKNIRVGSGGIMLPNHSPLKVVENFTLLEALYPGRVDLGIGRASGTDGLTALALQRSQESVTANDFPEQLNQLLSFFSRNFPAHHPFKKIIVPGNESIVPDMYMLGSSQGGVQFAIDKGLGFVFAAHLAPRVAIPMLRFYRENFKPSIYMKEPQSMLAIGVITAETEEEAKYFAGPLELMWARMATGSRDLSFPSLEEASKYVYTLQEEEARQYNKDRFVIGSVANVAEKLKRLAKEALVDEIIIADFYPSQESRLKGHQLLAEAFDINLNSYQD; encoded by the coding sequence ATGGTCAAAAATGAACTTAATAATGATCTGCAGTTATCCATCTTAGATTTTGTACATGTATATCCTGGTAGTAATCCCATTCAAAGTTTAAAAAATTCAACGGAAATGGTCCAACTAGCTGACAGATTAGGTTATAAGAGATACTGGTTCACGGAACATCATAGTACTCCTAGCCAAATGAGAACATCTCCGGATTTGTTAAGTCTACACGCAGCTTCACATACCAAAAATATACGTGTAGGTTCAGGAGGGATTATGTTACCTAACCATAGTCCATTGAAAGTGGTAGAAAACTTTACATTACTTGAAGCACTCTATCCTGGCAGGGTAGACCTTGGAATAGGAAGAGCATCGGGAACAGATGGATTAACTGCATTAGCCTTACAACGTTCACAAGAGTCAGTTACTGCAAATGACTTTCCAGAACAATTAAATCAATTACTCTCGTTTTTTTCACGAAATTTCCCAGCTCACCACCCTTTCAAGAAGATAATCGTTCCAGGGAATGAATCAATCGTACCCGATATGTATATGTTAGGTTCCAGCCAGGGCGGTGTACAGTTCGCTATAGATAAAGGACTTGGTTTTGTGTTTGCAGCCCACTTAGCACCGAGAGTAGCTATACCAATGCTTCGTTTCTATCGTGAAAATTTCAAGCCATCTATTTATATGAAAGAGCCACAGAGCATGTTAGCTATTGGAGTTATTACAGCAGAAACAGAGGAAGAGGCAAAATATTTTGCAGGGCCATTGGAATTAATGTGGGCAAGAATGGCAACGGGTTCACGCGATCTTTCATTTCCATCACTAGAGGAAGCCAGTAAGTATGTTTATACATTACAGGAAGAGGAAGCCCGTCAATATAATAAAGACCGTTTTGTTATTGGGAGTGTAGCCAATGTTGCTGAAAAGTTAAAACGATTGGCAAAAGAAGCTTTAGTAGATGAAATTATAATCGCTGATTTTTATCCTAGTCAAGAAAGCAGACTAAAAGGACATCAATTACTAGCAGAAGCATTTGATATAAATTTAAATAGCTATCAAGATTAG
- a CDS encoding NtaA/DmoA family FMN-dependent monooxygenase (This protein belongs to a clade of FMN-dependent monooxygenases, within a broader family of flavin-dependent oxidoreductases, the luciferase-like monooxygenase (LMM) family, some of whose members use coenzyme F420 rather than FMN.) produces the protein MKEKRQLKIAGTIDGVGWNYMGWRHPDMPAYASESIDYYVQKAKRLEEGKFDTIFLTDVSHIGPGMLPHYLSMFEGVSILSALSMVTHSIGLTATIATSYADPFTVSRQMASLDKISNGRAGWNAVTSNPGGLANYSRTHLSKADLYPMKKEFLEIVEGLWDSYEDDAFIRDKKSGVFFDPQKMHALNYRGNYFSVDGPLNISRSRQGRPVIFQAGTSSDFMNIASKHADGVFLPADHLEDAKAFSQELKRRVELEGRSFDDFLLTISHNPIVGRTEREAEDKFQELQELMPIYRIPKPKIFGSAEKVADQIQHWYEAGAMDLLLLRQEHPSGFDDFIDLVVPILQERGIFRKEYESNTLRGNLGLPYPENRYSI, from the coding sequence ATGAAAGAAAAAAGACAACTTAAAATAGCCGGGACTATAGATGGGGTAGGCTGGAATTACATGGGCTGGCGCCACCCAGATATGCCAGCATATGCTAGTGAAAGCATTGATTACTATGTACAAAAAGCAAAAAGATTAGAAGAGGGAAAGTTTGACACCATCTTTTTAACTGACGTTAGCCATATTGGTCCAGGTATGCTTCCTCATTACCTTAGTATGTTTGAAGGTGTAAGTATTCTGTCTGCCTTAAGCATGGTGACGCATTCCATAGGACTTACTGCCACAATTGCAACTTCCTATGCGGATCCATTCACTGTTTCCCGTCAAATGGCTTCTCTTGACAAAATCAGTAATGGCCGAGCAGGATGGAATGCTGTCACTTCTAATCCAGGAGGACTAGCAAATTATAGTCGCACTCATCTTTCTAAAGCAGATTTGTATCCAATGAAAAAAGAGTTCTTAGAGATTGTCGAAGGTCTCTGGGACTCCTATGAGGATGACGCATTTATACGGGATAAAAAAAGCGGCGTATTCTTTGATCCACAAAAAATGCATGCTCTAAATTATAGAGGAAACTATTTTTCTGTGGATGGTCCTTTAAATATTAGTCGTTCCAGACAAGGAAGACCGGTTATTTTCCAAGCTGGAACTTCTTCAGATTTCATGAATATTGCCTCAAAGCATGCCGACGGTGTATTTCTCCCGGCTGATCATTTAGAAGATGCAAAAGCTTTTAGTCAAGAGTTAAAGAGAAGAGTGGAATTGGAAGGGCGTTCGTTTGATGATTTCCTACTTACGATTTCACATAATCCGATTGTAGGAAGAACAGAAAGAGAAGCTGAAGATAAATTTCAGGAACTGCAAGAGCTGATGCCGATTTACCGTATCCCAAAACCGAAAATTTTTGGTTCGGCAGAAAAGGTAGCAGATCAAATTCAACACTGGTACGAGGCAGGGGCGATGGATCTATTGCTGCTAAGACAGGAGCATCCTTCAGGGTTTGATGACTTTATTGATTTAGTCGTTCCTATCTTACAAGAAAGAGGAATCTTCCGTAAAGAATATGAATCAAACACTTTACGTGGAAATTTGGGTTTACCTTATCCAGAAAATAGATATTCTATCTAA
- a CDS encoding LysR family transcriptional regulator — protein sequence MNIEQLQFITEVAKCGSLSKAAKNLHVSQPGISQAITSLEKELNVILFTRTKKGAHPTQDGQKFINKAKKIITHIYELKEMAQMQAGIDIVSYLRLSVVPSLLPTTLIKPLISFKNDYPKLKTEIFEKNVTDVINDIVNDKAEIGLIALYNEEWINLDKVEFEVLLEAEVCVCVSKNSKFATKKFIIPEDLINVPLALFNGDNTKHLINAFQEEYGQLNILFFSNNVSTIIKAVSEGLALTIMSKSKLNSFPGGNYENIIQIPLINFEHTDIKYGWIQKKEKSISPVASEFKNYVRIYIEHL from the coding sequence ATGAATATTGAACAATTACAATTTATCACCGAAGTTGCTAAGTGCGGGAGCTTATCTAAAGCAGCTAAAAACCTTCATGTTTCACAGCCTGGTATCAGTCAAGCAATTACAAGTTTAGAAAAAGAGCTAAATGTTATTTTATTTACTCGTACTAAAAAGGGGGCCCATCCGACTCAAGACGGACAAAAATTTATCAACAAAGCAAAAAAGATTATTACTCATATATATGAGCTAAAAGAAATGGCCCAGATGCAAGCTGGAATAGATATAGTGAGTTATTTGAGGCTATCTGTTGTACCTTCTCTTTTACCCACTACTCTAATAAAACCACTTATTAGTTTTAAAAACGACTATCCTAAATTAAAAACAGAAATATTCGAAAAGAATGTTACAGATGTTATAAATGACATTGTTAATGATAAAGCAGAAATAGGTTTAATTGCGCTTTATAATGAGGAATGGATAAATTTAGATAAGGTTGAATTTGAAGTATTACTTGAAGCGGAAGTTTGTGTCTGTGTTAGTAAAAATTCTAAATTTGCAACAAAAAAATTTATAATTCCGGAAGATCTCATTAATGTACCTCTTGCTCTATTTAACGGTGACAACACGAAGCACCTCATTAATGCCTTTCAAGAAGAGTATGGCCAATTAAATATTTTATTTTTTTCTAACAATGTTAGTACTATAATAAAAGCTGTTTCTGAGGGGTTAGCATTAACCATTATGTCTAAATCTAAATTAAATAGTTTTCCTGGAGGTAATTACGAAAACATTATTCAAATTCCATTAATTAATTTTGAACATACTGATATTAAATATGGGTGGATTCAAAAGAAAGAAAAATCTATTTCACCTGTTGCTTCGGAATTTAAGAATTATGTAAGAATATATATAGAGCATTTATAA
- a CDS encoding TRAP transporter substrate-binding protein, protein MKNKLFLSLLGFIFFIIAGCSNSEITGNSSTNDEQSGGNEAKETITLKLGHPAPPQHSYGLAATAFAEEIEQASNGRLKIEVYDSSQLGGQRELTEQIQVGTLDMGVIAAGVVSNFVDELSILDLPFLFTDLDHVYRSLDGEVGEVLTEKINNAGFVNLGIWELGFKDLRSRNTPIYSVEDMRGLKVRIQESPILVETYRSLSADPTPMDAAELYTGLQQGIVEATEGPYGSFRDLNLYEVQDYYSELNISYGAAIFLMNPRVLDSLDPDLQELVLELSAKHTQLQRQINQDAEQNAKEYVMEHGIIVVESDEIDVQSFRDATQPVYEKLGEQYIDLIEIVRNLE, encoded by the coding sequence ATGAAAAATAAACTGTTTTTAAGTCTACTGGGTTTTATATTTTTTATTATAGCTGGTTGTAGTAATTCAGAAATAACAGGTAATAGTTCTACAAATGATGAACAAAGTGGAGGGAATGAAGCAAAGGAAACTATAACATTAAAATTAGGACATCCTGCTCCACCTCAACATTCTTATGGTCTAGCAGCAACAGCTTTTGCAGAAGAAATTGAACAGGCATCCAATGGAAGATTAAAGATTGAAGTTTACGATTCTTCTCAACTAGGGGGTCAAAGAGAACTTACTGAACAAATTCAAGTAGGAACACTGGATATGGGAGTAATAGCAGCGGGAGTAGTTTCAAATTTTGTTGATGAATTATCTATTTTGGACCTTCCTTTTCTATTTACTGATTTAGATCATGTTTATCGTTCTTTAGATGGAGAAGTGGGTGAAGTACTAACTGAAAAAATAAACAATGCCGGTTTTGTAAATCTTGGAATTTGGGAGCTGGGATTTAAGGATTTAAGAAGCAGGAATACTCCAATCTATTCAGTAGAAGACATGAGAGGGCTAAAAGTTAGAATTCAAGAAAGTCCGATCCTTGTTGAAACGTATCGCAGTTTAAGTGCTGATCCAACACCTATGGATGCAGCTGAATTATATACTGGTCTTCAACAAGGAATTGTAGAAGCAACTGAGGGTCCCTATGGATCGTTTAGAGATTTAAATTTATATGAAGTTCAAGATTATTATAGTGAATTAAATATATCTTATGGTGCTGCTATCTTTTTAATGAATCCTAGGGTTTTAGATTCACTTGACCCCGACCTTCAAGAGTTGGTATTAGAATTATCAGCAAAACATACACAATTGCAAAGGCAAATCAATCAAGATGCAGAACAAAATGCTAAAGAATATGTTATGGAACATGGAATCATAGTGGTTGAATCAGATGAAATTGATGTTCAATCATTTAGAGATGCGACTCAACCAGTATATGAAAAATTGGGAGAGCAATATATTGATTTAATTGAAATTGTAAGAAATCTAGAATAA
- a CDS encoding TRAP transporter small permease: MGKWNMLITTLNRVTAGITMTFLVVMVCLISLQIITRLIFNTSFFWTDELARYLMISIIFLGASLAFQYGSHISIDLIFNRISKGSQKIMQTIVALLCITLLVVLVYKGFELVNITMVQRSPGLLIPMGYIYMVIPISAILQILNIIDITINFWKTGELQEEGE, from the coding sequence ATGGGAAAATGGAACATGCTTATTACTACTTTAAATCGTGTAACTGCAGGTATTACTATGACATTTCTTGTAGTTATGGTTTGTCTTATATCTTTACAAATTATTACTCGTTTGATCTTTAATACTTCATTTTTTTGGACAGATGAATTAGCCAGATATCTTATGATTTCTATTATTTTTTTAGGTGCATCGCTTGCTTTTCAATACGGAAGTCATATTAGCATAGATTTAATATTTAACCGAATTTCAAAGGGTTCACAAAAGATAATGCAAACAATTGTTGCATTATTATGTATTACTCTCTTAGTAGTACTTGTATATAAAGGTTTTGAATTAGTTAATATAACAATGGTTCAACGCTCCCCAGGATTACTTATACCTATGGGGTACATATATATGGTAATCCCGATAAGCGCTATTTTACAAATTTTAAATATTATAGACATTACAATAAATTTTTGGAAAACGGGAGAGTTACAAGAGGAGGGAGAGTAG